A DNA window from Aspergillus nidulans FGSC A4 chromosome V contains the following coding sequences:
- a CDS encoding epoxide hydrolase (transcript_id=CADANIAT00003845), with protein sequence MGLKLPFLLEDLKFNIPVPYTPHVDQQLLEVTKQKLALARYPEEQTDFGEKDWSQGAKVSRIKQLADFWKDQYDWEAEERRLNDIFRHFLVKVDVPGYGPLMLHFTHNQSARPNAIPLLFSHGWPGSFVEAIRVVLPLTEPEDAKDPAFHLVAPSIPGFGFSPAPSKSGVGPNVVARAYKILMTDVLGYPKFVTQGGDFGSFITRAIAIQYPALVRAQHLNMFPVPPPTLWSAPYAYLRWCLSALTYSEFEHEALRVRRNFEQDQSGYLEEQRTRPQTLGFALGDSPLGLLAWFVEKLHDWGDVHEAFSDTDIITLVMMHWIQGATPGLRFYREAFGCGKREAEKTFETYVSVPCGVSMYVKEQLHCPRDWAAQVANIHYWREHDRGGHFSSLERPDLFVNDLRSFFSSPAVMESYARH encoded by the exons ATGGGCTTGAAGTTACCATTTCTTCTGGAAGACCTCAAATTCAACATTCCCGTGCCGTATACGCCGCACGTGGACCAGCAACTGCTCGAAGTGACCAAGCAAAAACTCGCCTTAGCTCGATACCCCGAAGAGCAGACAGATTttggagagaaagattgGTCTCAGGGAGCCAAGGTCTCCCGTATAAAACAGTTGGCGGATTTCTGGAAAGACCAGTACGATTgggaggcggaagag CGACGCCTGAACGACATCTTCAGGCATTTCCTAGTCAAGGTCGATGTCCCTGGCTACGGCCCGCTGATGCTGCACTTCACCCACAACCAGTCTGCCAGACCGAATGCTATACCATTGCTCTTCTCCCACGGCTGGCCCGGTTCCTTTGTGGAGGCTATTCGGGTGGTGCTTCCTTTGACTGAGCCCGAGGATGCCAAAGATCCAGCCTTCCACCTCGTTGCCCCGTCAATTCCTGGTTTCGGTTTTTCACCCGCGCCCTCAAAATCTGGCGTCGGCCCGAATGTGGTCGCGCGCGCGTACAAGATCCTTATGACGGACGTTTTGGGGTACCCCAAATTTGTGACCCAGGGCGGCGATTTCGGCTCTTTCATTACACGAGCCATTGCCATCCAGTACCCCGCACTTGTGCGCGCACAGCACCTGAATATGTTCCCGGTGCCTCCTCCGACTCTCTGGTCCGCACCGTACGCGTACTTGCGCTGGTGCCTGTCGGCGCTGACATACTCAGAGTTCGAGCACGAGGCATTGCGTGTGCGCCGGAACTTTGAGCAAGATCAGAGTGGCTATCTCGAGGAGCAGAGAACCCGGCCGCAGACGCTTGGGTTCGCGCTGGGGGACTCACCACTCGGGCTGCTTGCGTGGTTtgttgagaagctccatGACTGGGGCGACGTGCATGAGGCGTTCAGCGATACCGATATTATTACTTTGGTGATGATGCACTGGATCCAAGGCGCGACCCCTGGCCTGAGGTTTTACCGGGAGGCTTTCGGATGCGGAAAACgtgaggcggagaagacCTTCGAGACTTATGTGTCGGTGCCATGTGGTGTCAGTATGTACGTGAAGGAACAACTGCAT TGCCCTCGTGACTGGGCAGCCCAGGTTGCGAACATTCACTACTGGCGGGAGCATGACCGAGGAGGCCATTTTTCGTCACTGGAGAGACCAGATTTGTTTGTAAATGATCTTcgctctttcttctcctcccctgCGGTCATGGAGTCATATGCTCGGCATTAG
- a CDS encoding uncharacterized protein (transcript_id=CADANIAT00003846), with amino-acid sequence MYVLAQVICNLKIKQLVDAWRMTSVQERMTTLLWIRLTHCLSSPCALSCQGISNSTNWIGTPCYPVQVYGLEVAVVVGAERKATRRGRTVVVVYEIISVAHFQVEDSLWTDAHVQKSPGCGKEKLQLKPVHKINASNAMAF; translated from the exons ATGTATGTCCTTGCGCAGGTCATTTGCAATT TAAAGATCAAGCAGCTTGTCGACGCCTGGAGGATGACTAGTGTTCAGGAGCGTATG ACAACCCTGTTGTGGATTCGCCTCACGCATTGTCTCAGTTCCCCGTGCGCTTTGAGTTGTCAGGGCATATCCAATAGCACAAATTGGATAGGCACTCCATGTTATCCCGTGCAAGTCTACGGACTAGAAGTTGCTGTC GTCGTCGGCGCCGAAAGAAAAGCGACGAGAAGAGGCCGCACTGTAGTGGTTGTATACGAAATCATCTCAGTTGCACATTTCCAAGTGGAGGACAGTCTGTGGACAGACGCACATGTACAAAAGTCTCCAGGTTGCGGCAAAGAAAAGCTGCAATTGAAGCCAGTTCACAAAA TTAATGCTAGCAATGCCATGGCCTTTTAA